GATGATTGGGGATATCCTCTAATTGTGCCTCCCTTTTCCTTTGTTTTTCAAGGTTTAGCTCCTCTTTTCTTAAGCTATTCAAAAGCTCATCTTTTTTTAATTCAATAAGAAGAGAACCTTCTTCTATTACATCGGCCTGCTTTACATAGATCTTTTCAACAAATGAATTAGCGAAAGAGGTTAAATTTATTATATCCTTCAAAGAGACCTTGGTTGAAAGGCTAATCTTTTCCTTAAGCCTTTCTCTCTTTACTGTGATGGTTGTAACCAGGGGAATTTCCTCCTTTTTTTTCATTGTATTGTATAGGCTACAAAGCATCCAGCCGATAATAATAAATAAAAAGCTAAAAAAGATTCTCTTGATAAGCATTGTATAACCCTCCCTTTAGCTTTTTTAGCTCTATATAATCAAGGAATAGCCCGATCTCTTGGTTTATAAGCTCATTCTTTTGCTTTGTTACATCTTGCTCTGCCTCTAACATCTCTTTGGAAAAAATAAGCCCCCTTTCTTGCTTTATCTTTGTAATCTCATAGATTTTCTCTGCCAATTGGATGTTCTCTTTAAGAACAAGAATCCTTTTTTCCTTATCCTTTATTCCGTTTTCTCGCTCAGAAATCTCTATCTTTATATCTGAAACAAGGCTTTGCAAGGAAATCTCCTCTTGCTTTAATGATGCCTCTTGTATCTTTATCTCTTCCTTCTTTATTCCCTTGTCATAGAGATAAAATTTAAGGGAAAGCCCAATCTTTTCCTCTTTTCTTTCCTTTTCTTTGATAATTGTCCAGGAAGGGATAAAAATAGGCGAGTTTTTTGATTTTGCCTCCTTTAGACCCCTTTTTAACCTTTCTATTTCAATCTCCTTTATCTTAATCTCCAGATTATCTTCCATAATCTTTAGCCCTTTCAATCTTTCTATCCTTTTTTCCCAATTTTCCTTCTCAATCCTTTCTCCTAACTCCTTAATTCCTAAAAGCTGAAGGAATCTTATTTCCTTTTCTTCCCTTTCCCTTCTTAATCCAGAAAGCTCTATCTCAGAGCTCTTAAGCTGGAGGGAGATTTGGAATAGATCAAGCTCTGGGATTATTCCCTTTTCAAGCTTTGCCTTTGCTATCTCTAATGTGCCCATTAGGTCATTAAATTCATTTTCTTTTACAATAATAGAGGATGAAAGCCTTTGCAATTCACAATAGGATGAAATGACATTATAGATT
This sequence is a window from bacterium. Protein-coding genes within it:
- a CDS encoding TolC family protein, translating into MKWIFLFFPTLLFADSLNTFITLALENNPELIIEKYQLNKQEVSLKKAKKAEFYPEISLSLTTSLSKETVELKDEEGKEYKQTTKTKEKPTLEAITGISRPHPLGGKLKLNLKLSDVIDEKDKEKGELSIESEEPISLYQRKVIKEPLLDEKEDLLLSEISLNKKIEETIYNVISSYCELQRLSSSIIVKENEFNDLMGTLEIAKAKLEKGIIPELDLFQISLQLKSSEIELSGLRREREEKEIRFLQLLGIKELGERIEKENWEKRIERLKGLKIMEDNLEIKIKEIEIERLKRGLKEAKSKNSPIFIPSWTIIKEKERKEEKIGLSLKFYLYDKGIKKEEIKIQEASLKQEEISLQSLVSDIKIEISERENGIKDKEKRILVLKENIQLAEKIYEITKIKQERGLIFSKEMLEAEQDVTKQKNELINQEIGLFLDYIELKKLKGGLYNAYQENLF